AAGTTTTCTTGTCGAAAATGCTAGTGAACAAAGTTGATATTGACTctgaccaatttttcaaaatagacaaaaatagtaaaactcGTACCAAAACCAAGTTCATCTGGGGGAAATGCAAAACCAAACTACGAAggcactttttcacaaatagaGTATTaagttctataaaaaattagcgCAATGAATCTTATTTTGGCACCTCAGGTCCTATGTATGTTTAATACTTTTATGTCCACTACTTTCATGTTACCCATTATTCATCTCCCTGACACCCGCACATTCATGTACCAACTACTCAACTTTTCAGAtgataattcattttctgtatgtttattatttttctgtatGTTTATTATCGTATGTTTATTATGTTTATTATCACGATTTCAATCGtaataaattcaattcaattcaattcaatctTACTCTCCTTACattaaatatataaaacatgatgaataaactttattttcaaaaattctgaattttcaccGCGGAacttaattaattaatttctaacTGGTGTTTTGGTTTGGTTTTCTAAGAACTTCTGTGCTAATAAGAGTCAAAACATATGTAtagtctattttttttcaattgtttaatatgtttaatttttctgtgagTTCAGTTCGACGACGCGAatcttaattaatttttttttcgataaatttttatatttagttCCCGGTTAGTTATTTCTGAAGAATTCGGAGTTATTTCTttctctggaaattaaaaaaatgacttttcctaaaaaacctaaaaagcCTTACCACAGAGGAACACTTTTAAATGGGGAAaaatttgatctgaaatttttccagcacATTTTAAACTACTATCGAAAGCCCTAAAACTACTCCAAAAGTTGAATGAAATATGATTCATTTGGAAGTCCTAAAAATAATCTCAGACACGTTCCTTGTCAGTAATTTTAACTATATGTTTCCTACGAGTATTTCAAACTATCTTAGAACCAAAAGTGTACTTCAATTACTCATAGTAGTTAGAAACAGGTAAAAATGCAGCCTTTCTGATTCGAAAGGTTATGACTCCTTACTTCCTTCTACACATATCCTACAATTATATCCTATGCAAGTTTCttcgaaacatttcaaaaactataattttgtaACGTAGACTCCCGGTATGTATATAAATTGAGAGGTTAGATTTTGGTTTGAGTGCtctaaatttttctgacaacGATGAATTTCTTACTTACCCATTCAGGACACCTTTCCAATCCGTTTTTCGACTGCGTGAGAATATATTTGTTAAATCCTCTTTTCGAATTGTTTTCGATTTAATGACAGATTAGACGAGTATTTTGGTCTGTCTGCtctgcgtttttttttattagataACAAATAAGTTCCTTCGAATGAACCGAAATTGTCTTCGTAAAAATTTTCGTAAAGTTCCTTCATTTTAGTTCCTTTGCGTTGATGGTGCTGAAATCTTTTCTTAGAAATTCGTAAAAATCTGTCAGACAAcaaacagaaaacaatttattttcaggcaTATTACATATGTACATACTTTCAAAGTATGCTGAGAAAAAgtattaataaaataaactgttcaatttcatattttatacTGATTTTTCAGTTACATAATTATTGctaaaaaatgtaagaaactgtttttttccagaatcctTATAAAATGGAGCTCCACGAGCTGTCCTATATGTTCACAAAATGCGGATTCGGAGCTTGTTTTGTTGTCAattcctttttcatttttctcactaTAACTTCAATTAAAAGAATCTACAGTACTTATAAGATTATGGTAGTAATCTTTGCATTGATGGGAATCCTATTTGCAGGATGGGAGACTGTTGCAAGACCGTTTGCCCACAATTATAACAAAGGATTTTTGTACTTTAGCCTTAGCAACTCTTATCAGGCTTCTCGAGAATTTCTCGAGTTTGCTATTGTTGTATACGGTAGTTTTTATCTGGTTATATTGGCATTTATAGTTGTGCAATTTATATATCGATATCTGACACTGTTTAAGCCAgtttatttgagaaaattcaaaggaAAAGGGATGATTGTTTGGATGACATACCCACTGATTGCTGGTGCCGCGTTTGGAGGACCCCTCTATTGTTTTGGAGTTGTTGATGAGTATTCGGATGAGTATTTGAAGTTAGTTAACACATTGAGAACATTTTATTCAGAGGTgaattgtttcagaaaagaaattttcgagaagTACAAAGTAGCCATCAAGGATCTACCTCGATTTGCCATTGTAACCTatgtaagtttaaaattaaaaagtcgGATTTCCGATCGGTGGCTCTCACAGTGAGAGAGTTTCCAAAGTGATAGGTGTCTCACAGAAATCAGGGTCTtataaagattttttaaattcctacGAAACACCCAAAATTTAATCCATGTGGTTTCCAGGACTCAGAAGGCTATTTGCGATGGAGGAACATTTCTTATCTTatcacttcaatttttatgatggGATCTCAGTACCTAATAATCATTTTCTGTGGAATCCGAATGCATTTGAGAATGGGAAAAGAGCTCAAACAGTTCTCCGTGACAAACCGAAATCTTCagaagcaatttttcaaggCTCTCGTATTTCAAACTCTCGCTCCAACTCTTCTGTTTGTGGTACCAGCAGCTCCAATTTTAATGGGACCTCTTTTCGATACAGAAATGAGTATTAGAACTGGTTTAATATATGTTCTACTGAACATTTATCCACCAATTGATAGTATTGCTTTCATGGTGATTGTGTCGGAATATAAACAAGTTATTAGAGGttcgtaatttttaaaaatatcattttagATGCGCCAAACTGTAtgagaagtttttaaaataaacgtaAGTTGTTTCAAAGCATGatctcaaaaacatttttgccgGCCAATCAGCAACTTGAACCACGCCCTTTACTCGTTTTTGATTGGTTGGCGCCATGGTTTTTTgcgcgaaaattttaaattaaagtgAGACCGTACCAAATGAGAATAGTGTGTGTCccagaaaaaagagaatagTGTGTGTGGCATCTTCCATTTTTGGATATCTTTCCCTTTCGGTCCGGTCTCATTTAAATAGTTTCGGGAAGTGTAAAGTCTTTTGAAAGcattaaaattgtgaaaaatttcagaaattggaaaatatataaCATCAACAAAGCCATCCCGAAACTCTACGACGTATCAAATGACAAGTATCAGCTGATTCCTTCCTTAACTGCACAACTTGGACGTTTATTAGGCgtttattttgtttgtttctttttggtcacgccaaaattgttttatggTTTCCTAGAGAATTGTCCAGTGAATATCTGTgatacaaattttaataattgtaTGATACAACAATATCTTGTGTCTTAAATTTGAAGCATCACTGAATGAATCATTTTTGACCCTTCACTATAGTTTATGAATTTCAATGTTTACGGATGagtagttttcaacaaaactcaTGTCAGAAAAGCATTTTCGTCTCAGTTTGTTTTAGTTTGATCAGTTTGAATTATCTTATGGGAATTGACGTTATCGAGcttgattgatttttcgtttgaaaataaatacaattatttgttagattttttcaaaattttcgtggTTGCACTTACAGATTTATATatcatgtttttaaaatacatattaACTTATTACTAGGATGAGCTCAATTCACACCACTCTACAGAGAAGTTCTGCATTTATTGCAGTTTTCAACAACATTCTGTTGATTTTCCTAATCAAGTACAAATCTCATAAGAAAATCgggaaatataaatatttgatgATCTACatatcagtttttgaaataatctaTGCAATATTGGATATTTTTGCAGTTCCGGTAATACATTATTCTATTTATGAGTTAAGgcgaattgatttttttaggaaatttacACAAAAGGAAGCGCATATTTGGTAACTGTGTCAAGTAGGCAGTCATACCTGCCACCGTTCCTGCTCCTCCTTTTCGCCGaacttttttgtctattttttggagtttcaaTGGGGATTTTTGCCGTTCATTTCATCTATAGATATATGGTCGTCAGCGAGTAACACAACTATTTTCAggtttgaaagttcaaaaaaatcgtttttttacaGGAGCGTTTTACTGAAAAAGTATGATTCCCACGTCATTTTTTGCCTACTCACACTGCCgttactttttggaattttctggcTTTGGGTAACTGATTACTTCATATCGCCATTTGAAGAAGCTGGCACGTTTTTAAGGTGAGTAGTATATTAtaagttcatttttcataCATAACTTTTGAGGGAAAACTTTCTCGATAAAATGAACATCGATCTGGCTGACGTTAGCTATGTGGGACCATATTTTTGACCAATtggaagaaatggaaaaacgtATCTTCAATGGAAATCattgtttggaattttgataATGAGCATATCTATTGTGAGTTTGccttttcatatatttttgacGTTTGGCGCCAGCTTCTTGTTTTGCCCctaaaatatgaatttgaaCAAATGATTGGGCAAAACATTGGCAAGACTTGGGATGTACCAAAATTATTGCTTGttgtttattttaagttttcacattttagaTCATTTCATTCTCAATCGTATTTGTATATGGATACAAATGTTACcgaaaaaccaataaattgaTTCAAAGTTCATCTCAATCGGCATCCTTTAACAAATTTCAATCGCAACTATTCTACTCACTTGTTTTACAAACTATTATTCCAGTAATCCTAATGCATATACCTGCTACTATTGGGTTCATAGcttcatttttcgatgtttcttttgaatttcttggTCAGCTGTGTTCGTTCACTATTTGTCTGTATCCAGCTTTGGATCCActtccgaattttttcataatcaaGTCGTATCGAGACGCTATCCTCAGTAAGTCTTATATTtgatcaaataaataaaataactaTAATATAAacctttcagaaaatttgaaatcctgcgaaaaaataattttttacaaaggAGCCACGGGAGATATTGAAGTCGTTGGTTCGTCCTATTTAGCATCAACCTCAATTTCAccaaaagcaaaaatttgtaCTGCTCCAGTGAGCTGAAAGTGTACTGTTTGAATCAACTGGATTATAAATGTTATCCTTAACATTTATTCATTACTTGTTAGCATTGATTGCGCCAGAATATATGTCAAATGGAAATTGTacagaatttttattattttaatagaAGCTTACTAATAAATCTAACCAATCATTCATTAATGAAATTaagttttcgaataattttttgaaaatcaaaaattgagtttatcATCATTATTATACTTCAACTTACGTAGAGTACTCTTGAAATACCCATCAGTATCTTTACCAAGTGCAAACAAGTGCtttagcaacttttttttaaagccaagTTATTGTctactttgaaacttttacgtaatttttctaaagcCATTGAGACCAACATAccaaatttctcaattattatattttctggaaaaaaaaccccgacaggtgaaaaatgtgaaataatttcaagtaaatatacattttccaagaatttgGTGTTTCAAACTGATGAAAACACGGTATGTTGTAAACTTCAGAAGCattcatgaaaattaattaatctTGCAAGATTTATCACAAATTTCCCGATATTGACATCATCATCTTTGGCAGGTGAAAATATTGCAGAAAttcatataaatttgaattttcgcttGTCAAATCTCTTTCTCCTGGACATGCATCCCGAAATTGAGGTGGATGAAGAAAGTATAACAAACTGTGTATTTATGGTCATATCTTTTTTGATATATCCATTTTTTGTAGCCGTGTTCCGCAAAAATCATGCGAAAGACAAGGGCAAAGCTatatttccagttttcaatcatttctataaaagtatcaaaaaaattcaaatcgtTAATGCGATATATatactgtattttttcttcactttatTTATGGCTTTTTTTGGAGCCACattctttgtttttctaatTCCTGTATTATTAATCGTGTTTCCATTGGTCACCGGTCTAATGCACGACGTTAACGAATTTCTATTGGGACTATTATCAATTCAGAGGTTCTGTCTTTATTTTATGccaaactatgaaaaatatttaaatattagtGTTGAAGCTTTGAATGTCGTTGTAAGAAATCTGTATATTTGCTTCATAATTAAAAGTGTAATGCTTATTATTCTTCCTTACATATATACAGCAAACATCTTAACATATACCACAGTGAGTTTTCAGTTAAAGGTGTAGTGGCGCCAGTTGGGAAAGTATTAAGAAGTACTCCTTTGGTCTCAAAAtggccaaatatcataataaaacttttcgaaaactttttgaaattttttttatttactgtcaaaaagtgacaaatactaagtttttgccactcttaattttggaagtcgaccaaaaaagtattttctacactttta
This is a stretch of genomic DNA from Caenorhabditis elegans chromosome V. It encodes these proteins:
- the str-45 gene encoding Seven TM Receptor (Predicted) translates to MELHELSYMFTKCGFGACFVVNSFFIFLTITSIKRIYSTYKIMVVIFALMGILFAGWETVARPFAHNYNKGFLYFSLSNSYQASREFLEFAIVVYGSFYLVILAFIVVQFIYRYLTLFKPVYLRKFKGKGMIVWMTYPLIAGAAFGGPLYCFGVVDEYSDEYLKKEIFEKYKVAIKDLPRFAIVTYDSEGYLRWRNISYLITSIFMMGSQYLIIIFCGIRMHLRMGKELKQFSVTNRNLQKQFFKALVFQTLAPTLLFVVPAAPILMGPLFDTEMSIRTGLIYVLLNIYPPIDSIAFMVIVSEYKQVIREIGKYITSTKPSRNSTTYQMTSIS
- the srz-11 gene encoding Serpentine Receptor, class Z (Product from WormBase gene class srz;~Confirmed by transcript evidence), producing MHPEIEVDEESITNCVFMVISFLIYPFFVAVFRKNHAKDKGKAIFPVFNHFYKSIKKIQIVNAIYILYFFFTLFMAFFGATFFVFLIPVLLIVFPLVTGLMHDVNEFLLGLLSIQRFCLYFMPNYEKYLNISVEALNVVVRNLYICFIIKSVMLIILPYIYTANILTYTTLILLFQNLFVFLCALLYIPILISIRKARHLSSFKLHRPQNYIMYQLLLALFAKCIYAIHIFQSPLHELNEVILKYQYLDICHVSFFPQISYLLCNKKNWDSLVEIFKSRNLLKIWCCPCVKLSRIQPTVPQAMQIYSTHAE